From Zingiber officinale cultivar Zhangliang chromosome 5B, Zo_v1.1, whole genome shotgun sequence, the proteins below share one genomic window:
- the LOC121985204 gene encoding short-chain dehydrogenase TIC 32 B, chloroplastic-like isoform X1, protein MGYFREATGIPGPSGFGSASTAEQVTDGIDASLLTVIITGGSSGIGAEAARVMALRGAHVIIGARNTEAASEVKQSILQSTPSARIDIIQIELSSLKSVRAFAEKFLAMDLPLNILTNNAGVMYCPFQLSEDGIEMQFATNHVGHFLLTKLLLDKMKSTAERTGIESRIVNLSSEAHMTTYRTGIRFDKLNDKDFYNDKLAYGQSKLANILHANELARRLKEEGVLNVTANSLHPGLIRTNLARHSTAFVGMLLKPMNSCSQSFKTYTHAFLLLVGALQTATCVLWKTIPQGAATSCYVALHPNIKGVSGKYFADCNESKTTSNGRDELLGRRLWDFSEKLVKSA, encoded by the exons ATGGGTTACTTCAGGGAAGCCACCGGCATCCCCGGCCCCAGCGGATTCGGATCCGCCTCCACCGCCGAGCAGGTCACCGACGGCATCGACGCCTCCCTCCTCACGGTCATCATCACCG GTGGTAGTAGCGGGATCGGAGCCGAGGCTGCAAGGGTGATGGCCCTCAGAGGAGCCCATGTCATCATCGGCGCCAGGAACACCGAAGCTGCCAGTGAAGTAAAGCAGAGCATTCTACAGAGCACCCCATCTGCTAGAATCGACATCATACAGATAGAACTCAGTTCGCTCAAGTCCGTCCGAGCCTTCGCCGAGAAGTTTCTTGCCATGGATCTTCCTCTAAACATCTTGAC AAACAATGCCGGCGTCATGTACTGTCCGTTTCAACTTTCGGAGGATGGGATAGAGATGCAGTTTGCTACCAATCATGTCG GTCATTTTCTGCTGACCAAACTTCTGCTTGACAAAATGAAAAGCACAGCAGAGAGGACAGGAATTGAGAGCCGTATTGTGAATCTGTCATCCGAAGCTCACATGACAACATATAGAACAGGAATAAGATTCGACAAACTCAACGACAAAGACTT TTACAATGACAAATTGGCATATGGACAGTCCAAATTGGCCAACATATTGCACGCCAACGAGCTAGCTAGGCGCCTGAAG GAAGAAGGGGTGCTAAATGTCACAGCAAATTCACTTCATCCTGGTCTGATCAGGACAAACTTGGCAAGGCACTCTACTGCCTTCGTCGGTATGCTCCTAAAACCAATGAATTCATGTAGTCAAAGCTTTAAAACTTACACTCATGCCTTCCTTTTGCTTGTAGGTGCTTTGCAAACTGCAACTTGCGTCTTATGGAAGACCATACCTCAG GGAGCTGCAACTTCATGCTATGTCGCATTGCATCCAAACATTAAGGGCGTGAGTGGAAAGTACTTCGCTGATTGCAATGAGTCGAAGACAACTTCTAACGGTAGAGATGAATTATTGGGAAGAAGACTCTGGGATTTCAGCGAAAAACTAGTTAAATCAgcttag
- the LOC121985204 gene encoding short-chain dehydrogenase TIC 32 B, chloroplastic-like isoform X2 produces MGYFREATGIPGPSGFGSASTAEQVTDGIDASLLTVIITGGSSGIGAEAARVMALRGAHVIIGARNTEAASEVKQSILQSTPSARIDIIQIELSSLKSVRAFAEKFLAMDLPLNILTNNAGVMYCPFQLSEDGIEMQFATNHVGHFLLTKLLLDKMKSTAERTGIESRIVNLSSEAHMTTYRTGIRFDKLNDKDFYNDKLAYGQSKLANILHANELARRLKEEGVLNVTANSLHPGLIRTNLARHSTAFVGALQTATCVLWKTIPQGAATSCYVALHPNIKGVSGKYFADCNESKTTSNGRDELLGRRLWDFSEKLVKSA; encoded by the exons ATGGGTTACTTCAGGGAAGCCACCGGCATCCCCGGCCCCAGCGGATTCGGATCCGCCTCCACCGCCGAGCAGGTCACCGACGGCATCGACGCCTCCCTCCTCACGGTCATCATCACCG GTGGTAGTAGCGGGATCGGAGCCGAGGCTGCAAGGGTGATGGCCCTCAGAGGAGCCCATGTCATCATCGGCGCCAGGAACACCGAAGCTGCCAGTGAAGTAAAGCAGAGCATTCTACAGAGCACCCCATCTGCTAGAATCGACATCATACAGATAGAACTCAGTTCGCTCAAGTCCGTCCGAGCCTTCGCCGAGAAGTTTCTTGCCATGGATCTTCCTCTAAACATCTTGAC AAACAATGCCGGCGTCATGTACTGTCCGTTTCAACTTTCGGAGGATGGGATAGAGATGCAGTTTGCTACCAATCATGTCG GTCATTTTCTGCTGACCAAACTTCTGCTTGACAAAATGAAAAGCACAGCAGAGAGGACAGGAATTGAGAGCCGTATTGTGAATCTGTCATCCGAAGCTCACATGACAACATATAGAACAGGAATAAGATTCGACAAACTCAACGACAAAGACTT TTACAATGACAAATTGGCATATGGACAGTCCAAATTGGCCAACATATTGCACGCCAACGAGCTAGCTAGGCGCCTGAAG GAAGAAGGGGTGCTAAATGTCACAGCAAATTCACTTCATCCTGGTCTGATCAGGACAAACTTGGCAAGGCACTCTACTGCCTTCGTCG GTGCTTTGCAAACTGCAACTTGCGTCTTATGGAAGACCATACCTCAG GGAGCTGCAACTTCATGCTATGTCGCATTGCATCCAAACATTAAGGGCGTGAGTGGAAAGTACTTCGCTGATTGCAATGAGTCGAAGACAACTTCTAACGGTAGAGATGAATTATTGGGAAGAAGACTCTGGGATTTCAGCGAAAAACTAGTTAAATCAgcttag